From one Triticum aestivum cultivar Chinese Spring chromosome 4B, IWGSC CS RefSeq v2.1, whole genome shotgun sequence genomic stretch:
- the LOC123090164 gene encoding serine/threonine-protein phosphatase 7 long form homolog — MDPGVWLWMADDDGPWYAGLIDEWDKEHRARAIENGKLVVAMRMRGHSADGFTYDPWYEPYIRRLGLLPIVLQFKRRAPPVNHTALTALVDRWRPETHSFHLPCGELTMTLEDMAMISGLPIDGQADTGRVSVVNWRKQTGILIDVQPDDPQEGKADTARVRHSWLKLVRGDTNPCPLGANDVVVQQYARAYLWYVLTKVVFSDATGNSALWMFLELLNNWDTQYSWGSAALAYLYRQLDLACRRKGDTSSLSGFVWSLSVWMWERIPVGRPDFKNPLMANPRGNHDGLHDDDPYQRPTLAYYWEQVTVYTGSSHVRYKCYMNELDTLTAEQVYWLPYVEDCDFDLNEMCTRDSHLWRARCPMICFFAVEWHFVDRVARQFGRRQGIPIEESKEEMLSLHRFDRRNNQDISDWANKHRAWIEIRNQGDTLVQSENRPHNQSAYQKYQVWYADRYGLKLKPGWTHEEWSELVSEDPETAQGYQTFNTAVRDARGAHVDYAPMHDEMGRELLLCVNDANVALSHPPGGALSERTLRSTMEKFKKRFHKMAQMLSCHGAQSSDVYAPK; from the exons atggaccctggcgtctggctctG GATGGCGGATGATGATGGACCTTGGTATGCCGGATTAATCGATGagtgggataaggagcatcgtgctcGTGCCATTGAGAATGGAAAG CTTGTAGTTgctatgcgcatgaggggtcatTCCGCTGATGGCTTTACTTACGACCCGTGGTACGAGCCTTATATTCGGAGATTGGGTCTTCTCCCAATCGTGTTGCAGTTTAAGCGACGCGCTCCGCCGGTGAACCACACGGCGTTGACCGCACTTGTGGATCGTTGGAGGCCGGAGACTCACTCGTTCCACCTTCCATGTGGGGAGCTGACGATGACCCTAGAGGACATGGCTATGATAAGCGGCCTTCCTATCGACGGACAAGCTGATACCGGTCGTGTCAGCGTCGTTAATTGGCGAAAACAGACAGGCATTTTAATTGATGTTCAGCCCGACGACCCTCAAGAAGGCAAGGCCGATACCGCGAGAGTGAGGCATTCTTGGCTAAAACTAGTCAGAGGAGACACCAATCCGTGCCCTCTGGGTGCCAATGACGTGGTTGTGCAGCAGTACGCGCGGGCCTATCTTTGGTATGTACTAACCAAGGTAGTCTTCTCAGATGCAACCGGGAACTCAGCCCTCTGGATGTTCTTGGAGCTACTCAATAACTGGGATACCCAATATAGCTGGGGTTCGGCCGCACTAGCATATTTGTATCGTCAG CTTGACTTGgcgtgtcggaggaagggagatacATCCTCATTGTCTGGGTTTGTTTGGAGCCTATCCGTGTGGATGTGGGAGCGGATCCCGGTTGGACGGCCCGATTTCAAGAACCCCCTCATGGCAAACCCACGGGGTAATCATGACGGGTTGCATGATGATGATCCATATCAGCGCCCTACGCTTGCTTACTATTGGGAACAAGTGACAGTCTACACAGGAAGCTcgcatgtgcgatacaagtgctatATGAACGAGCTGGACACCTTGACTGCTGAGCAG GTATATTGGTTGCCTTATGTGGAAGATTGTGACTTTGATCTTAATGAGATGTGCACGCGTGATAGCCATCTTTGGCGGGCGAGGtgcccaatgatatgcttctttgCAGTCGAGTGGCACTTTGTAGACCGTGTGGCAAGACAATTTGGAAGAAGACAAGGTATTCCAATTGAGGAGAGCAAGGAGGAAATGCTATCTCTGCATCG GTTCGATCGAAGGAACAATCAGGATATATCGGATTGGGCAAACAAACACCGTGCGTGGATAGAAATTCGGAATCAAGGAGACACGTTAGTGCAATCAGAGAATAGACCTCACAATCAGTCAGCATATCAGAAGTATCAAGTCTGGTATGCGGATCGTTACGGGTTAAAGCTGAAGCCTGGTTGGACTCATGAGGAGTGGTCAGAGTTGgtgtctgaagacccggagactgcACAAGGTTATCAAACCTTCAACACGGCTGTGAGAGACGCCAGAGGGGCTCACGTTGACTATGCACCGATGCATGATGAAATG GGCAGAGAGTTGCTTCTGTGCGTCAACGATGCCAATGTTGCACTGAGTCATCCACCTGGTGGTGCATTATCTGAGAGGACTCTTAGGAGCACGATGGAG AAGTTCAAGAAGCGGTTTCATAAGATGGCACAAATGCTTTCTTGCCATGGTGCTCAGTCCAGTGACGTGTATGCACCTAAGTGA
- the LOC123092767 gene encoding ACT domain-containing protein ACR8, giving the protein MERCHPSEVYELFVRHMNTPRVVVDNGVCETATLVQVHSARKHGVLLEAVAALSEHGVCVRKGYISSDDGRWFMDVFHVTDAAGCKVADADKLLVRLESSLAAAAAAADALPRPVGCDPPAKEALCLLELIGVDRPGLLSEVFAVLHDLRCSTVDAKAWTHGGCVAALVFVRDEDTGAPIHDAARIRRIESRLRHVLRGGARGARTVLLDAAAVGNLDRRLHQLLSEDRDADRRAPAEGPATTATAVAVQEWGERGYSVVTVSCRDRPKLLFDVVCTLTDLDYVVYHGTFDTDGDHAQQEFYIRRLDGRAISSEGERQRVIQCLEAAIERRASEGVRLELRISDRRGLLAYVTRVFRENSLSVTHAEITTRGDMAVNVFHVTDVAGRPADPKTIDEVIHGVGTESLRVDEERWPRLCSTEGDAGGGGAGAGLFSLGSLVKKNLYNLGLIRSCS; this is encoded by the exons ATGGAGCGGTGCCATCCGTCCGAGGTGTACGAGCTCTTCGTCCGGCACATGAACACCCCGAG GGTCGTGGTGGACAACGGGGTGTGCGAGACGGCGACGCTGGTGCAGGTGCACAGCGCGCGGAAGCACGGCGTGCTGCTGGAGGCGGTGGCCGCGCTGTCGGAGCACGGCGTCTGCGTCCGGAAGGGGTACATCTCCTCCGACGACGGCCGGTGGTTCATGGACGTCTTCCACGTCACGGACGCAGCGGGCTGCAAGGTCGCCGACGCCGACAAGCTGCTCGTCCGGCTCGAGTCCTCGCTCGCcgccgcggcggccgcggccgacgCATTGCCGCGCCCGGTGGGGTGCGACCCGCCCGCCAAGGAGGCGCTCTGCCTGCTCGAGCTCATCGGCGTCGACCGCCCGGGGCTCCTCTCGGAGGTGTTCGCCGTGCTGCACGACCTGCGCTGCAGCACCGTGGACGCCAAGGCGTGGACGCACGGCGGCTGCGTCGCCGCCCTGGTGTTCGTCCGCGACGAGGACACCGGCGCGCCCATCCACGACGCGGCCCGGATCAGGCGCATCGAGTCCCGGCTCAGGCACGTCCtccggggcggcgcgcgcggcgcgaGGACGGTCCTGCTCGACGCGGCGGCGGTCGGCAACCTGGACCGGAGGCTCCACCAGCTGCTGAGCGAGGACAGGGATGCCGACCGCCGGGCCCCCGCGGAggggccggcgacgacggcgacggcggtggcggtgcAGGAGTGGGGGGAACGGGGGTACTCGGTGGTGACCGTGAGCTGCCGCGACCGGCCGAAGCTGCTGTTCGACGTCGTCTGCACCTTGACAGACCTGGACTACGTGGTGTACCACGGCACCTTCGACACCGACGGCGATCACGCGCAGCAG GAATTCTACATCAGGCGGCTGGACGGGCGGGCGATCAGCTCGGAGGGCGAGAGGCAGCGGGTGATCCAATGCCTGGAAGCGGCGATCGAGAGGCGCGCGTCCGAG GGCGTGAGGCTGGAGCTGCGCATCTCCGACCGCCGCGGGCTGCTGGCCTACGTGACGCGCGTGTTCCGGGAGAACAGCCTCTCGGTCACGCACGCCGAGATCACCACCAGGGGCGACATGGCCGTGAACGTCTTCCACGTCACCGACGTGGCCGGCCGCCCCGCCGACCCCAAGACCATCGACGAGGTCATCCACGGGGTCGGCACCGAGAGCCTCCGCGTGGACGAGGAGCGGTGGCCCCGCCTCTGCTCGACGGAGGgggacgccggcggcggcggcgcaggcgctGGCTTGTTCTCGCTCGGCAGCCTGGTGAAGAAGAATCTCTACAACCTTGGCCTCATCAGATCCTGCTCCTGA